One stretch of Candidatus Nitrosotenuis cloacae DNA includes these proteins:
- a CDS encoding DUF354 domain-containing protein, translating to MKIWFDILTPKQILFFDPMIRKLKMSNSVLCTTRSYREVNELAKIKKIKMVVIGKHGGDSKSGKLDASLQRSTGLGKTIDRFKPDLAISFCSPETARVAFGLGIKHVAFCDSPHAEAVMKLTVPIIQKLLIPWIIPKKEFTKYGITEKNIIPYKAIDASVIVKSAVKQKPKPKKKKSILIRVEEEHAAYAQKNNHTIQIIQKIADRFPDHSIMVLPRYRSQILTLREKLGNKVKILGKVIIGNNLLQDIDVFVGSGGTMTAEAALMGIPTISYNAVPNLVQNYLVRKKLITLESNPDKIVSMIGKALSSNNKNLEKNARQTLASMEDPYKKLIDAIKKK from the coding sequence TTGAAGATTTGGTTTGACATTTTGACACCAAAACAAATCTTGTTTTTTGATCCAATGATAAGAAAATTGAAAATGAGTAATTCTGTTCTTTGCACCACTAGAAGCTATCGAGAGGTAAATGAGCTTGCAAAGATCAAGAAAATAAAAATGGTTGTAATTGGAAAACACGGTGGGGACAGCAAATCCGGCAAGCTTGACGCATCGCTCCAGAGAAGCACAGGCCTTGGCAAAACAATAGACAGATTCAAGCCAGATTTGGCAATTAGCTTTTGCTCGCCAGAGACAGCACGCGTGGCATTTGGGCTCGGAATAAAGCACGTTGCGTTTTGTGATTCTCCCCACGCAGAAGCGGTAATGAAACTAACAGTACCAATAATTCAAAAATTGCTGATACCCTGGATAATACCAAAAAAAGAATTTACAAAATACGGAATCACAGAAAAGAACATCATACCATACAAGGCAATTGACGCATCAGTGATTGTCAAGTCTGCTGTAAAGCAAAAACCAAAACCAAAAAAGAAAAAATCCATTCTGATCAGAGTTGAAGAGGAACACGCGGCATATGCTCAGAAAAACAACCACACCATACAGATAATTCAAAAAATTGCCGACAGATTCCCTGATCACTCCATAATGGTGCTGCCAAGATACAGATCCCAGATTCTGACTCTGAGAGAAAAGCTAGGAAACAAAGTAAAGATTCTGGGTAAGGTCATCATTGGGAATAATTTGCTGCAGGATATCGATGTCTTTGTCGGATCTGGCGGAACAATGACTGCGGAGGCTGCCCTGATGGGCATACCAACCATCTCATATAATGCAGTACCAAACTTGGTGCAGAACTATCTTGTCAGAAAAAAACTCATCACACTTGAATCCAATCCAGACAAAATAGTTTCTATGATTGGAAAAGCCCTGTCTTCAAATAATAAAAATTTGGAAAAAAATGCAAGACAAACACTTGCATCAATGGAAGATCCTTACAAAAAACTAATCGATGCAATCAAGAAAAAATAG
- a CDS encoding single-stranded DNA-binding protein, with product MSEFDALLSKLLELKPDLSKTDVEGLIAQKKEKIGAGYLTDQGALFLVASDLGITISEPPKGEINIRDLHAGAKEVTLQTRVLNVSPKKQFSRKDGSQFYLRNMTVYDKDSAVTVKLWDEKANLPEMANISPGDLIKIIKAYVKSDLNGQLTINIGSGSNIERTETESTIPSIDSITKDISELKEGDNNVVVSGMLDGPITFSEFTNFKGVPGTALRLRLKGKNEHSMRVVLWGKSNSDIPKVIPAGTRARLIGVKAKTNQQELEIHGNESTTLEVQAEKQVEPIVIRILSATKNENGQRMILGVDKQKQLYNVIDTANVTESFAQDDVLECMPSKLYGNSITVDAESFVRKIQEDIPGISELRTKIVDVKPDNNTYCIEAIILKAPERRNVQTKTGETITLSEMYVEDDTAQIWLKGWRNQARLLDECSIGEIISVTGVTAKPGLEGRTELFVTPYSGIKKKN from the coding sequence TTGTCTGAATTTGACGCACTTCTTTCCAAATTATTAGAACTAAAGCCTGATCTATCAAAGACAGATGTCGAAGGACTGATCGCGCAGAAAAAAGAAAAGATCGGCGCAGGCTATCTTACAGATCAAGGAGCGCTGTTCTTGGTTGCATCTGATCTAGGCATTACAATTTCAGAGCCACCAAAGGGTGAGATCAACATAAGGGATCTGCATGCAGGGGCAAAAGAAGTCACACTACAAACCAGAGTGCTTAATGTGTCACCAAAAAAACAGTTCTCAAGAAAGGACGGCTCCCAGTTCTATCTGAGAAACATGACAGTCTATGACAAAGATTCGGCAGTAACAGTAAAGCTTTGGGACGAAAAGGCAAACCTACCAGAGATGGCAAACATCAGCCCAGGGGATCTCATCAAAATAATCAAGGCATATGTCAAGTCTGATCTGAACGGCCAGCTTACAATCAACATAGGCTCAGGCTCAAATATTGAGCGCACGGAAACAGAAAGCACCATTCCATCAATTGACTCTATCACAAAAGACATCTCTGAGCTAAAGGAAGGAGACAACAATGTCGTGGTTTCAGGAATGCTGGATGGCCCAATAACATTTTCAGAATTTACAAACTTTAAGGGAGTTCCAGGCACCGCACTTCGATTAAGACTAAAGGGAAAGAATGAACACTCCATGAGAGTTGTTCTGTGGGGCAAAAGTAATTCAGACATACCAAAGGTAATTCCTGCAGGAACCAGGGCAAGACTGATTGGAGTCAAGGCAAAGACCAACCAGCAAGAGCTAGAAATTCATGGAAACGAATCAACCACACTTGAAGTCCAGGCAGAGAAACAAGTGGAGCCAATTGTGATTAGAATTTTGTCTGCAACAAAAAACGAAAACGGCCAGAGAATGATTTTGGGCGTTGACAAGCAAAAACAGCTCTACAATGTCATAGACACTGCAAATGTCACAGAGTCATTTGCTCAAGATGATGTGCTAGAATGCATGCCATCAAAACTTTATGGCAACAGTATAACAGTTGATGCAGAATCATTTGTAAGAAAAATACAAGAAGACATCCCAGGAATATCTGAGCTTCGAACCAAAATTGTAGATGTCAAACCAGACAACAATACATACTGCATTGAGGCAATAATTCTAAAGGCTCCAGAAAGAAGAAACGTTCAGACAAAGACTGGTGAGACAATAACGCTTTCTGAAATGTATGTGGAAGATGACACTGCGCAAATTTGGCTCAAGGGCTGGAGAAACCAAGCTCGTCTATTAGATGAGTGCTCTATTGGTGAGATCATCTCCGTTACCGGCGTTACCGCAAAGCCAGGCTTGGAGGGAAGAACAGAATTGTTTGTTACCCCATATTCAGGCATCAAAAAGAAGAACTAG
- a CDS encoding nucleotide exchange factor GrpE — translation MSEQNEAEDQNISEDVPVDESKQLRQSLASCEDKLKRSLADYINLERKTKSDIQNGINEKMDRFLLQFLTIYDDLIRAKEILKKENPDAQGLDAILKNIDSLLSGYGVTPINAIGEIFDPSLHEAIAIISDDSLDDNTITKELRKGYISHNRTLRPTLVEISKKS, via the coding sequence ATGTCGGAACAAAACGAAGCTGAAGACCAAAATATCTCGGAGGATGTACCAGTTGATGAATCAAAGCAATTACGACAAAGCCTTGCATCATGTGAGGACAAGCTAAAGCGCTCACTTGCAGACTACATCAATCTAGAGCGCAAAACCAAGTCCGACATACAAAACGGCATCAATGAAAAAATGGACAGATTCCTGCTCCAGTTTCTAACCATATATGACGATCTGATCCGAGCAAAAGAGATTCTCAAAAAAGAAAATCCAGATGCCCAAGGGTTAGATGCAATTTTAAAAAACATTGACTCGCTGCTATCCGGCTATGGAGTAACACCGATCAATGCAATAGGGGAGATATTTGATCCAAGCCTCCATGAGGCAATAGCAATCATATCTGATGATTCCCTAGATGATAATACAATTACCAAAGAATTAAGGAAAGGATATATTTCTCATAATAGGACGCTTAGACCGACGCTAGTCGAAATATCGAAAAAATCATAA
- a CDS encoding ABC transporter ATP-binding protein, giving the protein MSVTTRSLFKSYGDLTAVDGIDLDIKPGKVFGFLGPNGAGKSTTIKLLTTLIPPTNGTIEILGINAIKHPLEVRKKIGVVLQQPSYEPNLSVEKSLEKYGMMWGVEKKLRKQRTDELIDVFDLQEIRKKKNEDLSIGQRRRVQVAREFMHEMELLFLDEPTVGLDPGARRKLLDYLKDKAKTGLTIFYTTHVLTEAEYLCDEIAVINKGKILAVDTPDQLKSTFGQEKTIKIHLFGRHENLANLLSGIEGCTIDLNNETDIIIQSRKSEIVLSQVLSILIENNIPIEDLSAMPTTLEEIFLKMVKETNAPNN; this is encoded by the coding sequence GTGTCTGTTACAACTCGATCGCTTTTCAAATCATATGGAGATCTCACCGCAGTAGATGGGATAGATCTTGACATCAAACCTGGCAAAGTTTTTGGGTTTTTGGGCCCAAACGGTGCAGGAAAATCCACCACCATCAAGCTTCTCACCACTTTGATTCCTCCAACCAATGGAACAATTGAGATTCTGGGGATAAATGCGATCAAGCACCCACTTGAGGTAAGAAAAAAAATCGGTGTGGTCTTACAACAGCCCAGCTACGAGCCAAACCTCTCAGTGGAAAAATCCCTTGAAAAATACGGAATGATGTGGGGTGTTGAAAAAAAACTGCGCAAGCAAAGAACAGACGAACTGATTGATGTATTTGATCTGCAGGAAATAAGAAAGAAAAAAAACGAAGATCTCTCAATTGGACAGCGCAGGCGTGTCCAGGTGGCTCGTGAATTCATGCATGAAATGGAGCTTCTTTTCCTGGACGAGCCTACCGTAGGCTTGGACCCAGGCGCAAGAAGAAAGTTATTGGATTATCTAAAAGACAAGGCAAAAACCGGCCTCACCATATTTTACACTACACATGTGCTAACAGAGGCAGAATACCTTTGCGATGAAATCGCTGTGATAAACAAGGGCAAAATCTTGGCAGTCGACACACCGGACCAGCTAAAGTCCACGTTTGGCCAGGAAAAAACAATCAAGATTCATCTGTTTGGCAGGCATGAGAATCTAGCAAATCTTTTGTCAGGAATTGAAGGCTGCACAATTGATCTGAACAATGAAACAGACATCATAATCCAGTCACGAAAATCGGAAATAGTGCTGTCTCAGGTGTTATCAATATTGATTGAAAACAACATCCCAATAGAGGATCTTTCTGCAATGCCGACTACACTCGAGGAGATATTTCTCAAAATGGTCAAGGAGACAAATGCACCCAACAATTAG
- the dnaJ gene encoding molecular chaperone DnaJ gives MSAKRDYYEVLGVTKSDSADAIKSQYRKLALKFHPDRNKSPEAAEHFKEISEAYAVLSDSEKKKLYDQYGHAGVEGRYSTEDIFSGARGNFDEVFSNFGSGGFDSIFESLFGRGGGFGGFSRQRGQDLLHEVSVSLDDVFRGKKLDIDVKKNIDCNDCHGSGCAPGTKPETCPSCRGQGQVRVTRNMGFSTFVTVQPCSKCNGEGSFISKPCSACKGSGKTRGTKHLSFDLPAGIDSGDYVINGEGESIPHGPSGDLIIRVRVMPHQHFKRDGADIFYDAKISIVDASLGKTIEVPTLEKPEKIKIEEGTQPNTISKIKGKGLPHMGARGRGDQYVRFVIDIPTKLNKQQKELLEKLGQTFD, from the coding sequence ATGTCAGCAAAACGAGATTACTATGAAGTACTGGGAGTAACAAAATCAGATTCTGCAGATGCCATCAAGTCCCAATACCGCAAGCTAGCATTAAAGTTTCATCCAGACAGAAACAAGTCTCCAGAGGCGGCAGAGCATTTCAAAGAAATATCGGAAGCCTATGCGGTTTTGTCTGATTCTGAGAAGAAAAAGCTCTACGACCAGTATGGCCACGCAGGAGTAGAAGGCAGATATTCCACTGAGGATATCTTTTCAGGCGCTCGGGGCAACTTTGATGAGGTGTTTTCTAATTTTGGCTCTGGAGGATTTGATTCTATTTTTGAGTCATTGTTTGGGCGGGGAGGTGGATTTGGAGGCTTTTCACGGCAGCGTGGACAAGACCTGCTACACGAAGTATCCGTATCACTAGATGATGTTTTCAGAGGAAAAAAGCTAGACATTGATGTAAAAAAGAATATTGACTGCAATGATTGTCATGGTTCCGGTTGCGCCCCTGGAACAAAGCCTGAGACATGTCCCAGTTGTAGGGGCCAAGGACAGGTTCGTGTCACGCGAAACATGGGATTTTCGACATTTGTTACTGTTCAGCCCTGCTCAAAGTGCAATGGAGAAGGAAGTTTCATCTCAAAGCCATGCTCTGCATGCAAGGGAAGCGGAAAAACAAGGGGAACAAAACATCTCTCATTTGATCTTCCGGCAGGAATCGACAGCGGTGACTATGTCATTAATGGTGAGGGAGAATCCATTCCTCATGGTCCAAGTGGTGATCTGATAATCAGAGTGCGAGTGATGCCACACCAGCATTTCAAAAGGGATGGTGCAGATATTTTTTATGACGCAAAGATCTCAATTGTTGATGCCAGCCTTGGAAAGACAATCGAGGTTCCAACACTAGAAAAACCAGAAAAGATCAAAATTGAAGAAGGGACACAGCCAAATACAATATCAAAGATCAAAGGAAAGGGGCTGCCTCACATGGGTGCCCGCGGGCGCGGCGATCAGTATGTTCGATTTGTAATAGACATTCCAACAAAGCTAAACAAGCAACAAAAAGAACTATTAGAAAAGCTAGGCCAGACCTTTGATTAG
- the dnaK gene encoding molecular chaperone DnaK — translation MAKIIGIDLGTSNSAAAVVMGGKPTLIPAAEGTSIGGKAFPSVVAFTKEGQLLVGEPARRQAVTNPDSTIIAAKRKMGSDYVFKVQGKDYKPQQISSFILQKIKKDAEAFLGEKVEKAVITVPAYFDDNQRQATKDAGTIAGLDVVRIINEPTAASLAFGLDKAGQDMKILVFDLGGGTLDVTIMEMGGGVFEVLSTSGDTQLGGTDMDKVLIDYVVNEFRKTTGIDLTGDSTAMTRIREASEKAKIELSTVMETDINLPFISYDPSAGPKNLELKLTRAKFEELIRPIVERCRTSIDNSLRDAKLSTSDVSKIVLVGGPTRIPMVKKFVGDVIGKNPESGVDPMEAVAMGAAIQAGIIAGDVTSDIVLLDVTPLTLGVETLGGLREPLIERNTTIPTSKTKVFTTAADNQTAVTIHVVQGERPMAADNVSLGSFNLAGIPPAPRGIPQIEVKFDIDANGIINVTAKDLGTAKEAKITIQAGTKLSKEEIDKLKQDAEKFSDEDKKKKEAVDIRNEAESFVYTTEKLLTQDLKDKLTQEQGIKISESVKELKEVLGKTPEEIKPKLDALKALVNEITTELYKNAAPPPNPEQQAGPSEQSNQNTGSTS, via the coding sequence ATGGCAAAAATAATTGGAATAGATCTTGGAACAAGTAACTCGGCTGCAGCCGTAGTAATGGGTGGAAAACCTACCCTAATTCCTGCAGCTGAAGGAACCTCAATTGGCGGAAAGGCGTTCCCATCAGTTGTTGCCTTTACCAAGGAAGGACAACTCCTAGTTGGCGAGCCAGCCCGAAGACAGGCAGTAACAAACCCAGACAGTACCATAATTGCAGCTAAAAGAAAGATGGGCTCTGACTATGTGTTCAAAGTACAAGGAAAGGACTACAAACCGCAGCAAATCTCGTCTTTTATCTTACAGAAAATCAAAAAGGATGCTGAGGCATTTCTTGGCGAAAAAGTAGAAAAGGCAGTAATCACGGTTCCTGCCTATTTTGATGATAACCAAAGACAGGCAACAAAGGACGCCGGAACCATCGCTGGACTGGATGTTGTAAGAATCATCAACGAACCAACTGCAGCTTCATTGGCATTTGGTCTTGACAAGGCAGGCCAAGACATGAAGATTCTGGTATTTGATCTTGGAGGCGGAACACTGGACGTTACCATAATGGAAATGGGCGGTGGTGTCTTTGAGGTCCTAAGCACGTCAGGTGACACCCAGCTTGGCGGAACCGACATGGACAAGGTCCTAATTGATTATGTAGTAAATGAATTCCGCAAAACAACAGGAATTGATCTTACCGGTGATAGTACAGCAATGACTAGAATCAGAGAGGCCTCTGAAAAAGCAAAGATAGAACTCTCAACTGTAATGGAGACTGACATCAACTTGCCATTCATCTCGTATGATCCATCTGCTGGACCAAAGAATCTAGAGCTGAAACTCACTCGAGCTAAATTTGAGGAACTGATACGACCGATCGTAGAGCGATGCAGAACATCAATTGATAATTCATTACGCGATGCAAAGCTATCTACATCCGATGTTTCCAAAATTGTCCTAGTTGGTGGCCCTACACGAATCCCAATGGTCAAAAAATTCGTAGGTGATGTAATTGGCAAGAATCCGGAATCTGGAGTAGATCCAATGGAGGCAGTCGCAATGGGCGCTGCAATCCAGGCTGGAATCATTGCAGGTGACGTAACCAGCGATATCGTACTATTAGATGTCACACCACTAACACTAGGCGTTGAAACTCTGGGTGGTCTTCGAGAGCCACTAATTGAGCGAAACACCACAATCCCAACATCAAAGACCAAGGTCTTTACCACTGCAGCAGACAATCAGACTGCAGTTACAATACATGTAGTTCAAGGAGAGCGACCAATGGCAGCCGACAATGTATCGCTTGGCAGCTTTAATTTGGCAGGAATTCCGCCAGCACCACGAGGAATTCCGCAAATCGAGGTAAAGTTCGACATTGATGCAAACGGAATCATAAACGTGACTGCAAAAGATCTGGGCACGGCAAAGGAGGCAAAAATCACAATCCAAGCTGGCACCAAATTATCCAAAGAGGAAATCGACAAGCTAAAGCAAGATGCAGAAAAATTCTCTGATGAGGACAAAAAGAAAAAGGAGGCAGTCGATATTCGAAATGAAGCAGAGAGTTTTGTTTACACCACTGAAAAACTCCTAACACAAGATCTCAAGGACAAACTCACACAAGAACAAGGAATCAAAATCTCAGAATCCGTAAAGGAGCTAAAAGAAGTTCTAGGAAAGACACCAGAAGAAATCAAACCAAAGCTTGATGCGCTAAAGGCACTGGTAAATGAAATAACTACGGAACTCTACAAAAATGCCGCTCCACCACCAAACCCGGAACAACAAGCAGGCCCATCTGAGCAAAGCAATCAAAACACAGGTTCAACAAGCTAA
- a CDS encoding ABC transporter permease, producing the protein MHPTIRLVNRNLTISLNPGFLVWQVLFPIVYIFVAGFAYTSLIDSVQLGEMSLDYPAFIASGMIGFNIMNSTLVSGIIIWNDRRHGMFEQILVGPFKRSHYILSNVYTIAIVGLISAALITAIGFPLFFQSTQFSLLTIPFLIFASIVGSILFGSIASIISTRLKSSEGFNVIINTVFLFFAFVSTAFYPAQGAPEPLATGFYLNPLTYLVDIIRAGIFGTFNEFVMLEMLVLVSVAAILFVTAIKLLTKLDL; encoded by the coding sequence ATGCACCCAACAATTAGGCTTGTAAATCGAAACCTGACAATATCCCTAAATCCGGGATTTTTGGTCTGGCAGGTGCTATTCCCTATTGTGTATATTTTTGTGGCAGGATTTGCATATACATCACTTATTGACTCTGTCCAGCTTGGCGAGATGTCACTAGATTATCCTGCGTTTATTGCGTCTGGGATGATCGGCTTTAACATCATGAACAGCACACTTGTCTCTGGAATAATAATCTGGAATGACAGGCGACATGGAATGTTTGAGCAAATCCTAGTTGGGCCATTCAAGCGAAGCCACTACATACTGAGCAATGTCTATACCATAGCAATCGTTGGACTGATCAGTGCAGCACTAATTACGGCAATTGGATTTCCGCTCTTTTTCCAGTCCACTCAATTCAGCTTACTCACAATACCGTTTTTGATATTTGCCTCAATTGTTGGCTCTATTTTGTTTGGTTCTATTGCATCCATCATATCTACAAGACTCAAGTCAAGTGAAGGATTCAATGTCATAATTAATACGGTTTTCCTGTTCTTTGCGTTCGTAAGTACCGCATTTTATCCCGCGCAAGGCGCACCTGAACCACTGGCAACTGGGTTTTACCTAAATCCGCTGACATATCTGGTTGATATCATTCGTGCGGGAATCTTTGGGACGTTTAATGAATTTGTCATGCTTGAGATGTTGGTGCTAGTTAGCGTCGCAGCAATTTTGTTTGTGACTGCAATTAAATTACTAACAAAGCTTGATCTGTAA